In Malus sylvestris chromosome 15, drMalSylv7.2, whole genome shotgun sequence, a single genomic region encodes these proteins:
- the LOC126603312 gene encoding uncharacterized protein LOC126603312 — translation MAVSFTRLPWCWWGGTEKEPANNGSSVNSSFECGFGGMRDPGTVQFPSVKGTKMASSPRKVKRKWLSREERRVDREYDIVIVPSDGGDILSGSESDDSDWSIGWLEPHGPGFQSDDDKSDNSYAVLVPCYSPGCKEVVEDSNNELLSAIKNLPDEFSSDCKNYMEQWLSSLQNFDA, via the exons ATGGCAGTCTCCTTCACTCGTTTGCCATGGTGTTGGTGGGGTGGGACAGAGAAGGAGCCTGCTAACAATGGCTCCTCAGTGAATTCTTCTTTTGAGTGTGGTTTTGGTGGTATGAGGGACCCCGGGACGGTTCAATTCCCTTCCGTTAAGGGCACGAAAATGGCCTCGTCACCGCGAAAGGTTAAGAGGAAATGGCTGAGTAGGGAAGAGAGGAGGGTTGATAGGGAGTATGATATTGTTATTGTACCATCAGATGGTGGTGACATTTTGTCAGGGTCGGAGTCCGATGACTCGGACTGGTCTATTGGGTGGTTGGAGCCTCATGGCCCGGGTTTCCAGAGTGACGATGACAAATCGGATAATAGTTATGCAGTGCTGGTCCCTTGCTACAGCCCTGGCTGCAAGGAGGTGGTGGAGGATTCCAACAATGAGCTCTTGAGCGCCATCAAGAACCTCCCTGATGAATTCTCTTCTG ATTGCAAGAACTATATGGAACAGTGGCTTTCTTCTCTTCAGAACTTCGATGCATAA
- the LOC126603307 gene encoding protein NETWORKED 2D-like — MLQRAASNAYSWWWASHIRTKQSKWLEQNLQDMEEKVQTVLKLIQEDGDSFAKRAEMYFKNRPELIQFVEETYRAYRSLAERYDHISTELQNANNTIASVFPEQVQFAMDDEDEYPSPKMPRRPPDISKWSIPEVPPKGPTKDLRSPLTKTTSKNKLEPQRSMKSLSAKTVPKSGLTKPQAREEIDKMQKQILSLQTEKEFVKSSYENGLAKYWAIENQIKGMQEKVCSLQDEFGEGMVIEDNEARNLMAAAALKSCQDTLVDLQAKQESTAEEARVESKRVKDARKNLETLKNEFHPDQTNPENPNVKDESVNEENEKSLDQEVDKATQQRQKLELLREKIKEHYDAAPDSSLTVSEMADKIDELVTKVISLESAVSSQTALVKRLRSENDEIHEQIKNLGGDKEDLSKKLKELEEKLHQVQDLNRSVENQNDNLQTHFTEATCNLDHISHKLETVKPDEEVKVTGSSETKEESLVETKLQKSLEGEENAVHPVTGSKVLEEAKSDEELKPTVSLQKDEELPPEVRPLKESTEHKETEKSNDGSVKATDALITSAADQGKDVFQCLEINNAVNPVTGSRVVQEAKSDEELKATVSQQKDEESLDEGRPSKESTEHKEIENPAHGSVQPTDALSTSAENQGKDVYESPEINIEVEEQSTRNEDEPDWQKLFVHGMEDKEKILLTQYTITLRNYKDLKKKFSEAENDLFETSVQMKELKSASAMKDEEIKSLHKKLDLLLQSLGKTKDSEEFKALDHPQTPTSGSADKKEDDQFEGTSEIEEKFRSNIDELLEENLDFWLKFSTSFHQVQQFETTVQDLQSEISKLEEKRKKQDGSSHAKYSMKSDARPIYQHLMEIQTELNVWLEKGALLKDELQCRFKSLCNIQEEITKALKTSAEDGDFKFTSYQAAKFQGEILNMKQENNKVADELQAGLDHVNALQLEIDKSMAKLNEDYRLAGSKKQPAPQLAHSESRSRVPLQSFIFGVAPKKQKRSIFAVVAPAMHKRYQDSKAKSSQL, encoded by the exons aTGTTGCAGAGAGCTGCAAGCAATGCATATTCATGGTGGTGGGCCAGCCACATCAGAACTAAGCAATCCAAATGGCTCGAGCAGAATCTCCAAG ATATGGAGGAAAAGGTACAAACTGTACTTAAACTCATTCAAGAGGATGGAGACTCCTTTGCCAAGAGAGCAGAAATGTACTTCAAAAATAGACCGGAGCTGATACAATTTGTCGAGGAAACCTACAGAGCTTACCGCTCCTTGGCTGAGCGGTATGATCACATTTCAACAGAGCTACAAAATGCCAACAACACAATCGCTTCTGTTTTCCCGGAACAAGTTCAGTTTGCGATGGATGACGAAGATGAATATCCCTCACCTAAAATGCCTAGAAGGCCTCCAGATATCTCAAAATGGAGCATCCCAGAGGTCCCCCCAAAGGGTCCTACTAAAGATTTAAGGAGTCCTCTCACGAAAACAACATCGAAAAATAAGCTGGAGCCTCAGCGATCAATGAAATCCTTGTCTGCTAAAACAGTTCCTAAATCTGGCTTGACCAAACCTCAGGCACGTGAAGAGATTGACAAGATGCAGAAACAGATTCTGTCCCTACAAACGGAGAAAGAGTTTGTAAAAAGTTCGTATGAGAATGGACTTGCAAAGTACTGGGCAATCGAGAACCAAATCAAGGGAATGCAGGAGAAAGTATGCAGCTTGCAAGATGAATTTGGTGAGGGTATGGTCATTGAAGATAACGAGGCTCGGAATTTGATGGCAGCAGCTGCTTTGAAGTCATGCCAAGATACATTGGTTGACTTGCAGGCGAAACAGGAAAGTACAGCTGAGGAAGCAAGGGTTGAGTCGAAAAGGGTTAAGGATGCCCGGAAGAACTTAGAGACTCTTAAGAACGAGTTTCATCCTGATCAAACAAATCCGGAAAATCCAAATGTAAAGGATGAATCTGtaaatgaagaaaatgaaaaaagctTGGACCAGGAAGTGGACAAGGCAACTCAACAGAGACAGAAATTAGAGTTATTACGGGAGAAAATTAAGGAACACTATGACGCTGCACCCGATTCATCTCTCACTGTTTCGGAAATGGCAGATAAGATTGACGAGCTCGTGACTAAGGTGATCAGTTTAGAAAGTGCAGTTTCATCACAGACTGCTCTAGTCAAGAGATTAAGAAGCGAAAATGACGAGATTCATGAACAGATTAAAAATCTGGGAGGTGACAAGGAAGACTTGAGCAAAAAGCTGAAGGAATTGGAGGAAAAGCTGCATCAAGTTCAGGATCTTAACCGGAGTGTTGAAAACCAGAATGACAACCTTCAGACACATTTTACCGAAGCAACTTGTAATCTCGATCACATTTCTCATAAACTGGAAACCGTGAAGCCAGATGAGGAGGTCAAGGTCACAGGCTCATCAGAAACAAAAGAGGAATCTCTTGTGGAAACCAAGTTGCAGAAATCTcttgaaggagaagaaaatgcgGTCCATCCTGTCACTGGATCCAAGGTACTGGAGGAAGCAAAGTCAGATGAGGAACTGAAGCCTACAGTTTCACTgcaaaaagatgaagaacttcCGCCTGAAGTGAGACCGTTAAAAGAGTCCACAGAACATAAGGAAACAGAAAAGTCGAATGATGGTTCTGTAAAAGCCACGGATGCTCTTATTACTTCTGCCGCGGATCAAGGAAAAGATGTTTTTCAATGCCTGGAAATTAATAATGCGGTAAATCCTGTCACTGGCTCCAGGGTAGTACAGGAAGCGAAGTCAGATGAGGAACTGAAGGCTACAGTTTCACAGCAAAAAGATGAAGAATCTCTGGATGAAGGGAGACCGTCAAAAGAGTCCACAGAACATAAGGAAATAGAAAATCCTGCTCATGGTTCTGTACAACCTACAGATGCTCTCAGTACTTCTGCTGAAAATCAAGGAAAAGATGTTTACGAATCCCCGGAAATTAATATCGAAGTTGAGGAACAATCAACAAGGAACGAAGATGAGCCAGACTGGCAGAAATTGTTTGTGCATGGGATGGAGGACAAAGAGAAGATTCTATTGACACAGTACACGATAACACTTCGGAACTACAAGGATCTGAAGAAGAAATTCAGTGAAGCAGAGAACGACCTCTTTGAAACATCAGTGCAGATGAAAGAATTGAAGAGTGCCAGTGCCATGAAGGATGAAGAGATTAAATCGTTGCATAAGAAACTGGATCTTCTGTTACAGAGTTTAGGTAAAACCAAAGACTCAGAAGAGTTTAAAGCTTTAGATCACCCGCAGACCCCAACGAGTGGTTCAGCAGATAAGAAAGAGGATGATCAATTTGAGGGAACTTCggaaatagaagaaaaattCCGTTCGAACATTGATGAACTGTTGGAGGAGAACCTGGATTTCTGGTTAAAATTTAGCACTTCATTCCACCAAGTACAACAATTCGAAACAACCGTCCAAGATTTGCAGTCTGAGATATCCAAGCTTGAGGAGAAACGAAAGAAACAAGACGGAAGTAGTCATGCAAAATATTCTATGAAATCGGATGCACGACCGATATACCAGCACCTAATGGAGATACAGACTGAACTGAATGTTTGGTTGGAAAAGGGTGCACTACTGAAAGACGAGCTGCAGTGCAGATTCAAGTCTTTGTGCAACATTCAAGAAGAAATAACAAAGGCTTTGAAGACAAGTGCCGAGGACGGTGACTTCAAGTTTACAAGCTATCAAGCCGCAAAGTTCCAAGGCGAGATTTTAAATATGAAACAAGAGAATAACAAGGTTGCAGACGAGTTGCAAGCGGGATTGGATCATGTGAACGCACTCCAACTTGAAATAGATAAAAGTATGGCAAAGTTGAATGAGGATTACAGGCTCGCTGGATCAAAGAAGCAACCAGCTCCACAGCTAGCCCACTCTGAGAGTCGTTCCCGAGTGCCCTTACAGTCATTTATATTTGGCGTAGCACCAAAGAAGCAAAAGCGATCAATCTTCGCTGTTGTGGCCCCTGCAATGCATAAGAGATACCAAGATTCAAAAGCTAAATCATCTCAGCTGTAG
- the LOC126603310 gene encoding nicotinamidase 1-like, protein MVPQTIDLLKKQLPVHQESLLLTGHTTTGLVLVDVVNGFCTVGAGNLAPRQPDKQISEMVQESVRLARVFCDKKWPVFAFLDSHHPDIPEDPYPPHCIVGTDESNLVPALQWLENEPNVTLRRKDCIDGFLGSIEKDGSNMFVNWVQSNQIKAILVVGICTDICVLDFVCTTLSARNHRLLAPLEDVIVYSHGCATFDIPVEIAKTAEDVIAHPQELMHHIGLYMSKGRGAKVVSEVSFDTKEP, encoded by the exons ATGGTTCCGCAGACGATTGATTTGTTGAAGAAGCAGCTTCCGGTGCACCAAGAATCCCTGCTGCTCACCGGTCACACCACCACCGGCCTTGTCCTCGTCGACGTCGTTAATGGCTTCTGCACCGTCGGTGCTGGCAATTTG GCACCAAGACAGCCTGATAAACAAATTTCTGAAATGGTGCAAGAGTCAGTGAGACTAGCCAGAGTTTTCTGTGACAAGAAATGGCCTGTTTTTGCTTTCCTTGATTCTCATCACCCTGACATTCCCGAGGATCCTTACCCTCCCCATTGCATTGTTGGAACTGATGAATCAAATCTAGTCCCAG CCCTGCAATGGTTGGAGAACGAACCAAACGTGACACTTAGACGTAAAGATTGCATTGACGGGTTTCTAGGATCCATTGAGAAAGATGGCTCAAATATGTTTGTTAATTGGGTTCAAAGTAATCAGATCAAAGCG ATCTTGGTTGTAGGAATATGCACGGATATATGTGTGCTAGACTTCGTATGTACCACTTTGTCTGCAAGAAATCATCGTCTTCTTGCCCCTCTGGAGGATGTCATTGTGTATTCCCATGGTTGTGCCACTTTTGATATTCCAGTTGAGATTGCAAAAACTGCCGAAGATGTTATAGCTCATCCCCAG GAGCTAATGCATCACATAGGCCTTTACATGTCCAAAGGAAGAGGAGCAAAGGTAGTATCAGAAGTGTCATTCGATACAAAAGAGCCATGA